The proteins below are encoded in one region of Flavobacterium nackdongense:
- the gltX gene encoding glutamate--tRNA ligase, with amino-acid sequence MSNPIRVRFAPSPTGPLHIGGVRTALFNYLFAKKNNGVFFLRIEDTDQNRFVPGAEEYIMEALEWLGIAPDETIGKNEKFGPYKQSERKHLYQQYADELINSGNAYYAFDTAEALDLHRKQHEEQGKTFIYNWHNREKLDTSLVISAEESAKRIAAGEDYVIRFKTPVDETLYLKDIIRGEVKFETNLLDDKVLFKSDGMPTYHLANIVDDHLMETSHVIRGEEWLPSMPLHVLLYRAFGWEAPEFAHLPLILKPIGNGKLSKRDGDKLGFPVFPLEWKTAEGVSSGYREKGFFPEAVVNFLALLGWNDGTEQELFSLEELVQKFDLNRVHKAGAKFDPEKNKWFNHQYLVKQNDEDLAKAFAPIVADKGIDSYELAKLEKIVSLIKERANFVSEFWDLSDFFFVAPISYDEKARKNWKEETPTLMQELISVLGEITDFTSLNIETIVKDWMTKNEIGMGKVMQPFRLSLVGALKGPHLFDIVELIGKEETIQRIEKAIDSLK; translated from the coding sequence ATGTCAAACCCAATTCGAGTGCGTTTTGCACCAAGTCCAACGGGACCTTTACATATTGGCGGAGTGCGTACTGCCCTATTCAATTATTTGTTTGCCAAAAAAAACAACGGTGTTTTCTTTCTTCGAATTGAGGACACGGATCAAAATCGTTTTGTTCCTGGTGCCGAAGAATACATTATGGAAGCCTTGGAATGGTTAGGAATTGCTCCAGATGAAACCATTGGAAAGAATGAAAAATTTGGTCCTTATAAACAATCCGAAAGAAAGCATTTGTACCAACAATATGCTGATGAATTAATCAATTCCGGAAATGCGTATTATGCTTTTGATACTGCTGAAGCATTGGATTTGCACAGAAAACAACACGAAGAGCAAGGAAAAACATTTATTTACAATTGGCATAATCGTGAAAAACTGGATACTTCATTAGTAATTTCTGCTGAGGAATCCGCTAAAAGAATTGCTGCTGGTGAAGATTATGTAATTCGCTTTAAAACTCCAGTTGACGAAACTTTGTATTTGAAAGACATTATACGTGGCGAAGTGAAGTTTGAAACTAATCTTTTGGACGATAAAGTTTTGTTCAAAAGTGATGGAATGCCTACGTATCATTTAGCGAATATTGTTGATGATCATTTAATGGAAACTTCTCACGTAATTCGTGGTGAAGAATGGTTGCCTTCTATGCCTTTACACGTTTTATTGTACCGAGCCTTTGGTTGGGAAGCACCTGAATTTGCACATTTACCATTGATTTTGAAACCGATTGGAAACGGAAAATTATCCAAACGTGATGGCGATAAATTAGGATTTCCTGTGTTTCCATTAGAATGGAAAACTGCAGAAGGAGTTTCATCAGGTTACAGAGAAAAAGGATTTTTTCCGGAAGCTGTAGTTAACTTTTTAGCTTTATTGGGATGGAATGATGGAACAGAACAAGAATTATTTTCGTTAGAAGAATTAGTTCAAAAATTTGATTTGAATAGAGTACACAAAGCGGGCGCTAAATTTGACCCAGAGAAAAACAAATGGTTCAACCACCAATATTTAGTGAAACAAAATGATGAAGATTTGGCAAAAGCCTTTGCTCCTATTGTTGCTGATAAAGGTATAGATTCCTACGAATTGGCTAAGTTGGAAAAAATAGTTTCACTAATAAAAGAACGGGCCAATTTCGTTTCAGAATTTTGGGATTTGAGTGATTTCTTTTTTGTGGCACCAATATCTTATGATGAAAAAGCAAGAAAAAATTGGAAGGAAGAAACTCCAACTTTGATGCAAGAATTGATTTCAGTTCTTGGAGAAATAACCGATTTCACCTCCTTGAATATCGAAACCATAGTAAAAGATTGGATGACGAAAAACGAAATTGGAATGGGAAAAGTAATGCAGCCGTTTCGTTTGAGTTTAGTTGGCGCTTTGAAAGGTCCTCACCTATTTGACATCGTGGAACTCATTGGAAAAGAAGAAACGATTCAAAGAATCGAAAAAGCAATAGATTCTTTAAAATAA
- a CDS encoding outer membrane beta-barrel protein: MKKIYFTAVFLQITLFCFSQYDYRDSNRIGICFGVNQFTLNTNDFQTKAGTGWNGGLSMRGNYYNNWDMVYAIQFSENNFSVATNSGFITEDTNYKLASAQISLMWSYKIIESHLSIEMGPLVQINGKLDVENDKENNIITGTTLLAKDIVDISKFNFYPVIGITAGVRHFRLNVSYQYGLNNILGNLNSQNLGYNFKGNPGILNGNLIVYL, from the coding sequence ATGAAAAAGATATATTTTACCGCTGTTTTTTTACAGATTACATTGTTTTGTTTTTCACAATATGATTATCGAGATTCCAACCGAATCGGAATTTGTTTTGGTGTGAATCAATTTACTTTAAACACAAACGATTTTCAAACAAAAGCCGGTACAGGTTGGAACGGTGGACTTTCGATGCGTGGCAATTATTATAACAATTGGGATATGGTGTATGCGATACAGTTTAGCGAAAACAATTTTTCGGTTGCCACAAACAGCGGATTTATTACCGAAGACACCAATTATAAATTAGCGTCTGCTCAAATTTCATTGATGTGGAGTTATAAAATTATCGAAAGCCATTTAAGTATAGAAATGGGACCATTGGTTCAAATTAATGGAAAGCTTGATGTGGAAAATGACAAAGAAAACAATATCATTACAGGAACTACTTTGTTGGCGAAAGATATTGTGGATATTTCTAAATTTAATTTTTATCCTGTAATAGGAATCACCGCCGGAGTTCGTCACTTTCGGCTGAATGTTTCTTACCAATATGGTCTAAACAATATACTTGGAAATTTAAACAGTCAAAATTTAGGTTATAATTTTAAAGGAAATCCAGGAATTTTGAATGGAAATTTGATTGTTTATTTATAA
- a CDS encoding SPFH domain-containing protein has protein sequence MDPFFIVILVLGLFIFLSSFFTVKQQTAVIIERFGKFLSVRNSGLQLKIPLIDRIAGRVNLRIQQLDVMIETKTKDNVFIKMKVSVQFKVIQEHVYEAFYKLEYPHDQITAYVFDVVRAEVPKLILDDVFERKDDIAIGVKRELNEAMMTYGYDIINTLVTDIDPDIQVKNAMNRINAADREKTAAMFESEAQRIRIVAKAKAEAESKKLQGQGIADQRREIARGLVESVEVLNQVGINSQEASALIVITQHYDTLQAIGADTNSNLILLPNSPQAASDMLNSMVTSFTASNIIGEQMKNQPKRVKKQGTTAIDYNPSDTSNPAENPNPTEQA, from the coding sequence ATGGATCCTTTTTTTATTGTTATTTTGGTCCTCGGACTCTTTATTTTTCTGTCCTCCTTTTTTACTGTCAAACAACAGACCGCTGTTATCATTGAGCGCTTTGGGAAATTCCTGAGCGTGAGAAATTCAGGTCTTCAATTAAAAATTCCATTAATTGACCGAATTGCCGGTCGTGTTAATCTTAGAATTCAACAATTGGATGTTATGATTGAAACCAAAACAAAAGACAATGTTTTTATCAAAATGAAAGTTTCGGTACAGTTCAAAGTCATTCAAGAACACGTTTATGAAGCTTTTTACAAACTGGAATATCCTCACGATCAGATTACCGCTTACGTTTTTGACGTGGTTCGTGCCGAAGTTCCAAAATTGATTCTTGATGATGTTTTTGAACGTAAAGATGATATTGCTATTGGCGTGAAACGCGAATTAAACGAAGCGATGATGACTTATGGTTACGATATTATCAACACTTTGGTGACTGACATTGACCCTGATATTCAAGTAAAAAATGCAATGAACCGCATCAATGCTGCCGATAGAGAAAAAACCGCAGCAATGTTCGAATCGGAAGCGCAAAGAATTAGAATTGTGGCTAAAGCCAAAGCGGAAGCGGAAAGTAAAAAATTGCAAGGTCAGGGAATTGCTGATCAAAGAAGGGAAATTGCACGAGGATTGGTAGAAAGTGTTGAAGTCCTAAATCAAGTTGGAATCAACTCACAAGAAGCTTCCGCATTAATCGTAATTACCCAACATTATGATACTTTACAAGCCATTGGAGCTGACACCAATTCCAATTTAATATTGTTGCCTAACTCTCCTCAAGCTGCCAGCGATATGCTCAACAGTATGGTCACCAGTTTCACAGCGTCGAATATTATTGGCGAACAAATGAAAAATCAACCCAAAAGAGTGAAAAAACAAGGCACTACAGCGATTGATTATAATCCGTCGGATACTTCAAATCCAGCAGAAAATCCAAATCCAACGGAACAAGCATAA
- a CDS encoding DUF6327 family protein, whose product MGTKKYSSYAQIDLELEILKVEKELNLKRIVLDVEKTKESILPLNLIKGFVGDYKSILSNYSGTIINIAVPILINWFLKRKRGR is encoded by the coding sequence ATGGGAACCAAAAAATATTCGTCCTACGCGCAAATTGATTTAGAGTTGGAAATTCTAAAAGTGGAGAAAGAACTCAATCTAAAAAGAATAGTTTTAGATGTTGAAAAGACAAAAGAAAGTATTTTGCCGCTAAATCTTATTAAAGGATTTGTTGGAGATTATAAATCGATTCTTTCGAACTATTCAGGAACGATAATCAACATAGCAGTTCCAATTTTAATCAATTGGTTCTTAAAAAGAAAAAGAGGCCGTTAA
- a CDS encoding competence protein, whose product MAFEELKEHTEDIQKQAKEYIENSLAYYKLWGFKVAMKSTTMMLKFALIAMSLMMVLLFCSIAGAFFIGEALDSTALGFLIVGGVYLVFSGLLFLVKDKIVEGPILEKFSEIFFND is encoded by the coding sequence ATGGCTTTTGAAGAACTAAAAGAACATACCGAAGACATTCAAAAACAAGCGAAAGAGTATATCGAAAACAGCCTAGCCTATTATAAGTTATGGGGTTTTAAGGTGGCGATGAAATCGACCACGATGATGTTGAAATTCGCTTTAATTGCAATGAGTTTGATGATGGTTTTGTTGTTTTGTTCTATAGCTGGAGCTTTTTTTATCGGCGAAGCCTTAGATAGTACTGCATTGGGATTTTTGATAGTAGGAGGCGTTTATTTGGTTTTCTCGGGACTTTTATTTTTAGTTAAAGATAAAATCGTTGAAGGACCTATTTTGGAGAAATTTTCAGAAATCTTTTTTAACGACTAA
- a CDS encoding YtxH domain-containing protein, with protein sequence MSNNAGNSVLALLLGAAIGAGVGILFAPDKGSKTREKIKDGFDDVKDNLKHKYEDVTHQLRKRFEGSKHDLEETYEEMVSNMSYKTEDVISFLETKLADLKEQNAKLQKKQMANHEN encoded by the coding sequence ATGTCAAATAATGCAGGAAATTCAGTATTGGCACTTTTATTAGGTGCAGCGATTGGAGCAGGAGTAGGAATTTTATTTGCTCCAGATAAAGGTTCAAAAACCAGAGAAAAAATCAAAGATGGTTTTGATGATGTGAAAGACAATTTGAAACACAAATACGAAGACGTGACACATCAGTTGCGAAAAAGATTTGAAGGATCCAAACACGATTTAGAAGAAACTTATGAAGAAATGGTTTCTAATATGAGTTACAAAACCGAAGACGTTATTTCTTTTTTGGAAACTAAATTGGCCGATTTGAAAGAACAAAACGCCAAGCTTCAAAAAAAACAAATGGCGAATCACGAAAATTAA
- a CDS encoding glutamine--tRNA ligase/YqeY domain fusion protein: protein MYTEEKSLHFIEQIIEDSLASGFPQDKLRFRFPPEPNGYLHIGHAKSICLNFGLGLKYNAPVNLRFDDTNPAKEEQEYVDAIKEDLLWLGFNWAEERYASDYFQQLYDWAILMIKKGKAYVDSQSSSAMAAQKGTPTQPGVDGPYRSRSVEENLRLFEGMKNGDFPEGSHVLRAKIDMASTNMLMRDPLMYRILHRHHHRTGDDWNIYPMYDYAHGESDYIEQISHSICTLEFVMHRELYNWFLDQIYDDTLVRPNQYEFARLNLNYTVMSKRKLLQLVQENIVNGWDDPRMPTISGLRRRGYTPSSIRKFCDVIGVAKRENIIDVSLLEFCLREDLNKTAPRVMAVLDPIKVVITNYPDGKEELLDAENNQEDESAGFRKVPFSKELYIERDDFLEVAPAKFFRLSLGNEVRLKNAYIIKGESVVKDAAGNITEIHVTYDTDSLSGSGSEASKRKVAGTLHWVSIKHAIEAEVRLYDRLFIDEAPDSHKEKNFLDFMNANSLQIVKGFVEPSLSSVKSGDKFQFQRIGYFNVDKDATASKLVFNKTVGLKDAWEEKGKKEENSINNSLKEINKYFKVATREERIGIRKAIGQTLSGIANYSLLQNSFKKNINNNKSSLLFAQFVLKYSSLKFSDFDKEDLTKLYLMSLRSESTFVRSRALLNLLNLDYDSDFVNSFKEEILKLKSNPTKSTTEREVEFIEQVLNKE, encoded by the coding sequence ATGTACACCGAAGAGAAATCACTTCATTTTATAGAACAAATTATCGAAGACAGTTTAGCTAGCGGTTTTCCACAAGATAAATTACGTTTCCGTTTTCCGCCTGAACCTAATGGCTATTTACACATTGGCCACGCAAAATCCATTTGTTTGAATTTTGGTTTGGGTTTAAAGTACAATGCTCCAGTCAATTTGCGTTTCGACGACACCAATCCAGCCAAAGAAGAGCAGGAATATGTGGATGCCATCAAAGAAGATTTGCTTTGGTTAGGCTTCAATTGGGCTGAAGAACGATATGCATCTGATTATTTTCAGCAGTTGTACGATTGGGCCATTTTGATGATAAAAAAAGGAAAAGCCTATGTTGACAGTCAATCTTCGTCAGCTATGGCGGCTCAAAAAGGAACACCAACCCAACCAGGAGTTGACGGACCGTATAGAAGTCGTTCAGTGGAAGAGAATTTGAGGTTGTTCGAAGGAATGAAAAACGGAGATTTTCCTGAAGGAAGTCACGTTTTACGTGCCAAAATAGATATGGCTTCGACCAATATGTTGATGCGTGATCCATTGATGTACAGAATATTACACCGTCATCATCATAGAACGGGAGACGATTGGAATATCTATCCAATGTATGATTATGCACACGGCGAAAGCGATTATATCGAGCAAATATCACACTCGATTTGTACATTAGAATTTGTGATGCACAGAGAATTATACAATTGGTTTTTAGACCAAATTTATGACGATACTTTAGTTAGACCCAACCAATATGAATTTGCGCGTTTGAATTTGAATTACACGGTAATGAGCAAAAGAAAATTATTGCAATTGGTTCAGGAAAATATAGTCAACGGTTGGGATGATCCAAGAATGCCAACGATTTCAGGTTTAAGAAGACGAGGGTATACACCATCTTCAATTCGAAAATTCTGTGATGTTATTGGTGTTGCCAAACGTGAAAATATCATTGATGTTTCGCTTTTGGAGTTTTGTTTGCGTGAAGATTTGAACAAAACGGCTCCAAGGGTTATGGCCGTTTTAGATCCAATAAAAGTCGTAATTACCAATTATCCTGATGGAAAAGAAGAACTTTTGGATGCTGAAAATAACCAAGAAGATGAATCGGCAGGATTTAGAAAAGTACCTTTTTCGAAAGAATTATACATCGAAAGAGACGACTTTTTGGAAGTGGCTCCAGCCAAATTTTTCCGTTTGTCTTTAGGTAATGAAGTGCGATTGAAAAATGCATATATCATTAAAGGAGAATCTGTTGTAAAAGATGCAGCTGGAAATATTACCGAAATTCACGTGACTTATGATACCGATTCTTTGAGCGGAAGTGGGAGTGAAGCATCTAAAAGAAAAGTGGCTGGAACCTTGCATTGGGTTTCCATCAAACACGCTATCGAAGCCGAAGTTCGTCTGTATGACCGACTTTTTATAGACGAGGCACCCGACAGTCATAAGGAGAAAAACTTCCTTGATTTTATGAATGCTAACTCGCTGCAAATCGTAAAAGGATTTGTAGAACCAAGTTTGTCTTCGGTTAAATCTGGAGATAAATTTCAGTTCCAACGCATTGGATATTTCAATGTAGATAAAGATGCAACTGCTTCTAAATTAGTTTTTAACAAAACGGTTGGACTCAAAGACGCTTGGGAAGAAAAAGGCAAAAAAGAGGAAAATAGCATCAATAATTCTTTGAAAGAAATCAATAAATATTTCAAAGTTGCCACAAGAGAAGAACGAATTGGGATTCGAAAAGCGATAGGGCAGACCTTGTCCGGAATTGCCAATTACAGTTTGCTGCAAAATTCATTCAAGAAGAATATCAACAACAATAAAAGTTCTTTGTTGTTTGCACAGTTTGTTTTGAAATATTCCAGCTTGAAATTTTCAGATTTTGATAAAGAGGATTTAACTAAATTGTATTTAATGTCTTTGAGAAGCGAATCGACTTTTGTTCGTTCGAGAGCACTTTTGAATTTATTGAATTTAGATTACGATTCTGATTTTGTAAATTCTTTCAAAGAAGAAATTTTGAAATTAAAATCCAATCCGACTAAATCAACAACCGAAAGAGAAGTCGAATTTATCGAACAAGTTTTAAATAAAGAATAA
- a CDS encoding type II toxin-antitoxin system RelE/ParE family toxin, with protein sequence MDKYAIEMLFWAEQDLNEIALYYKSLSNELGDKFYYQVRKVIESLKVNPFYQTDFGNIRKIPVQKFPYKVFFKVDEENKIVYIEAIISDHILPFSTKIK encoded by the coding sequence ATGGATAAATATGCTATTGAAATGCTTTTTTGGGCTGAACAAGATTTGAATGAAATAGCTCTATATTATAAAAGTTTATCAAATGAACTAGGAGATAAATTTTATTATCAAGTCAGAAAAGTAATTGAATCTTTAAAAGTAAATCCCTTTTATCAAACTGATTTCGGTAATATCAGAAAAATTCCTGTACAAAAATTTCCTTATAAAGTCTTTTTTAAAGTTGATGAAGAAAATAAAATTGTTTACATCGAAGCAATAATCAGCGACCATATATTACCTTTTTCAACTAAAATTAAATAA
- the folB gene encoding dihydroneopterin aldolase: MGIIKLKNIRTYSYHGCLIEEGKIGSDYSVDLEVKTDLRKSALSDQLEDTVDYVLLNRIVEEEMAIRSQLLEHVAHRIIKRIFDEVASISRITLAVSKLNPPIGGDVEAVTIEMEEYRN, translated from the coding sequence ATGGGAATTATAAAACTAAAAAACATCCGTACTTACTCCTATCACGGTTGTTTAATCGAAGAAGGAAAAATAGGTTCTGATTATTCGGTTGATTTAGAAGTGAAAACCGATTTACGTAAATCAGCTCTTTCGGATCAGCTGGAAGATACGGTAGATTATGTGCTGTTGAACCGCATTGTCGAGGAAGAAATGGCGATTAGATCACAACTTTTGGAACACGTTGCTCACCGAATTATCAAAAGAATTTTTGATGAAGTAGCTTCTATTTCTAGAATTACTTTGGCAGTTTCTAAACTGAATCCTCCTATTGGCGGTGATGTTGAAGCTGTTACGATAGAAATGGAAGAATACAGGAATTAG
- a CDS encoding LysE family translocator translates to MINDILSGIPWGIFLSFMIGPVFFILLETSIIKGFRAALVFDLGVVLGDIVFITIAYLGSYRLITSIKDNSALFMFGGILMLAYGVISFIGLHKERRIDTKKIDNEIIRKDYLGLFIKGFFLNIINIGVLGFWLAVIISVGPKLEMQTSRMLTFFISVIVSYVLIDCIKILLAKQLKNKMTPTNILKIKKGISIVLMIFGVALIIQGWFPKEKEQLKDVLERIDE, encoded by the coding sequence ATGATAAACGATATTTTATCCGGTATTCCTTGGGGGATATTTTTAAGTTTTATGATAGGCCCTGTTTTTTTTATATTATTGGAAACCAGTATTATAAAAGGATTTAGAGCTGCTTTAGTTTTCGATTTAGGAGTTGTTTTAGGCGATATTGTATTCATCACAATTGCTTATTTAGGAAGTTATCGATTGATAACAAGCATTAAAGATAATTCCGCACTTTTTATGTTTGGAGGAATCCTAATGCTGGCTTATGGAGTAATTTCCTTTATTGGTTTACATAAAGAAAGGAGAATTGATACCAAAAAAATTGATAACGAAATCATCAGAAAAGATTATCTAGGATTATTTATAAAAGGCTTTTTTCTGAATATTATCAACATTGGAGTTTTGGGTTTTTGGCTAGCTGTTATTATTTCGGTTGGACCAAAACTAGAAATGCAAACCTCAAGAATGCTCACCTTTTTCATTTCAGTAATTGTATCCTATGTATTGATTGATTGCATCAAAATACTATTAGCCAAGCAGTTAAAAAACAAAATGACACCAACCAACATTCTAAAAATCAAAAAAGGAATCAGTATTGTTTTGATGATTTTTGGAGTGGCTTTAATCATTCAAGGTTGGTTTCCAAAAGAAAAAGAACAATTGAAAGATGTTTTGGAAAGGATTGATGAGTAA
- a CDS encoding head GIN domain-containing protein — protein MKKIIFIAFVMISQLNYSQTTIKLENFDEVKVFDQLNVTLVQSNENKVVVTGKNETDFEAVNKNGVLKLRMSVTKILSGADTKVTLYFKNIKSIDANEGCIVSSKHIFKQTTMNLSCQEGAKIDVELDVDNVNSKLYSGGIINLYGQAVTQKTSINSGGIFYGKDLVTSQTTVSVSAGGSADVNASTLVDAKVNAGGTIAIYGKPKEIKQQTFAGGTITEK, from the coding sequence ATGAAAAAGATAATTTTTATCGCTTTTGTGATGATTTCACAATTAAATTATAGTCAAACTACCATCAAATTAGAAAATTTTGATGAAGTGAAAGTCTTTGATCAATTGAATGTAACTTTAGTTCAATCTAATGAAAACAAGGTGGTTGTAACAGGAAAAAACGAAACCGATTTTGAAGCAGTGAATAAAAATGGCGTTCTAAAACTAAGAATGTCAGTAACAAAAATCTTGTCTGGTGCCGATACAAAAGTGACGCTATACTTCAAAAATATTAAAAGTATCGATGCTAATGAAGGATGTATTGTAAGCAGCAAACACATTTTCAAACAAACTACAATGAATTTATCTTGTCAAGAAGGAGCCAAAATCGATGTGGAATTAGATGTAGATAACGTAAATTCAAAATTATATTCAGGCGGAATAATTAATTTATACGGTCAAGCGGTTACTCAAAAAACGAGTATCAATTCAGGTGGAATTTTCTATGGCAAAGATTTAGTAACATCACAAACAACAGTGAGTGTTTCGGCAGGCGGCAGTGCCGATGTAAACGCCTCAACTCTTGTAGATGCTAAAGTAAATGCGGGAGGAACTATTGCTATTTATGGTAAACCAAAAGAAATTAAACAACAAACTTTTGCTGGCGGAACGATTACCGAAAAATAA
- a CDS encoding ATP-binding protein, whose product MNFKRKIFNSLEKHLTVKQVSVITGMRRTGKTTLVKQLMEASNIKHKLFFDLEKLEDRDRFNIRNYDLIITKLSEEGVDFSKKVMICIDEIQLLPNIPSVIKYLYDHYDIKFIVTGSSSYYIKNKFQESMAGRKKIFEIYPLDFGEYLTFNNFKFKALENLESLVNDTFIKEEIQKHYNDYCTYGGFPEVVLSKDIVEKKDILQDILSSYINIDLVQIADIKKMPELRNIIKLLAARIGSKLDISKIANTVNLSRQTVDNYIYLLENTYFIKTIPVYSLNADREIVKARKVYFLDNGIATQFAELSSGSKFENAIFNQLHHFGELSYYQLKTGPEIDFIIDKKIAFEVKETAQPIDYKKLMNLAKKINIEKGFVLGKNNTNFEWFVWGGMIR is encoded by the coding sequence ATGAATTTTAAAAGAAAGATTTTCAATTCGTTAGAAAAACATTTGACGGTAAAACAGGTTTCAGTAATTACTGGAATGCGAAGAACTGGCAAAACTACATTAGTAAAACAACTAATGGAAGCCTCAAATATCAAGCATAAGCTCTTTTTTGATTTAGAAAAATTAGAAGATAGAGATCGATTTAATATTAGAAATTATGATTTAATCATTACAAAATTAAGCGAAGAAGGAGTAGATTTTTCTAAAAAAGTAATGATTTGTATTGATGAAATTCAATTATTACCCAATATTCCTAGTGTTATCAAATATTTGTATGATCATTATGATATTAAATTTATTGTAACAGGTTCTAGTTCCTATTACATTAAAAATAAGTTTCAGGAATCGATGGCTGGACGAAAGAAAATTTTTGAAATTTATCCTTTAGATTTTGGAGAATATTTAACTTTTAATAATTTTAAATTCAAAGCATTAGAAAATTTGGAATCATTAGTAAATGATACTTTTATTAAGGAAGAAATACAAAAACATTATAATGATTATTGCACATACGGTGGATTTCCAGAAGTTGTTTTATCTAAAGATATTGTTGAAAAAAAAGATATTTTGCAAGATATTTTAAGTTCTTATATCAATATCGATTTAGTTCAAATTGCCGATATCAAAAAAATGCCAGAATTACGGAATATTATCAAACTTTTAGCAGCTCGAATTGGATCAAAATTAGATATTTCTAAAATTGCAAATACAGTTAATTTATCCCGTCAAACGGTTGATAATTATATTTATTTATTAGAAAACACTTATTTTATAAAAACCATTCCAGTGTATTCATTGAATGCTGATAGAGAAATTGTTAAAGCTCGAAAAGTTTATTTTTTGGATAATGGAATTGCTACACAATTTGCCGAATTAAGTAGTGGATCTAAGTTTGAAAATGCTATTTTTAATCAGTTGCATCATTTTGGAGAACTGAGTTATTATCAACTCAAAACAGGTCCAGAAATTGATTTCATTATTGATAAAAAAATAGCTTTTGAAGTCAAAGAAACAGCACAACCTATAGATTATAAAAAGCTAATGAATTTGGCTAAAAAAATTAATATCGAAAAAGGCTTTGTGTTGGGTAAAAATAACACAAACTTTGAATGGTTTGTATGGGGAGGAATGATTCGATAA